The bacterium sequence GTGCAGCTCCTCCCTAACCTTGGTAACCTCCTGCTCTCGCTGCGCGAGGGTCTGGTCCCGCTTCTCCACTGCCTCGAGCTTCCGGTCCAGGACCTCCTCACGTTGAATCAGCCGTCGCTCGAGCCGCTGAGACTCCGCGCGCTGCTCCCGGATCTCCCGTTCGGCATCCCGCTTGATTCGGAACGCCTCATCTCTGGCCTCCAGAAGGGCTTCGCGCTTCTTATTGTCCGCCTCCCGCTCCGCTGTGGCTTTCGCGTTCTCAACGATTTTCTGCGCAGCGACTTCGGCCGTGCCGATCTTCGCCTCGCCGGCGAACTTCCGCAGAAGGTATCCAAGGAGGAAGGCCACCACCAACAACCCAAGTCCCGCACCAACATACAGAACGGGGTTCAAGGGTGTCACCCCCCCCAGTCAGCGTATGATCTATCTGTCGGCCGCTACCCCTCCATCCTGACCGCGTGGCCAGTGTTTGGTGTTGATGCTGGCATCCTCATCGGCAGATCTTCACCCTATTGTATCGTGATGGTAAAATGCGGTCAAGAAACCCTCAACGCGGGCGGTAACACCTCGGCGTCCATGGTATACTCGAAACGTGGCAGCTTCGAGGCAAGAACCAGAGGCACCCGCGACGGGGGCGTCCCGTCGGCGCCGCCTGCCGTGGGCCTGGGTCGTCGTCGGACTCGTCGTGATCGCCGCCGCCGCGGCGGTCGTGGCGCGGACGCACGTCGCCGCGGTGACCCTCCAGGGGGCCGTCGTCACCCCGCCCGCGCCCGCACCGGACTTCACCCTCTTCGATCAGGATCGCCGGCCGGTTCGGCTCTCAGATCTCCGCGGCAAGAGCGTCGCGCTGACGTTCCTGTACACGCACTGCCCGGACGTCTGTCCGCTGATCGCGACCAAGATGCACGAGACCTATCTCCAGCTTGGGGGCGCCGCAACACGGATCCAGTTCATCGCCGTCACCGTCGACCCGAAGGGCGACACCCCGGGCGCCGTCCGCGGGTTCCTCGCCACGCATCAGGTGGACGGTGAACTCCTCTATCTCACCGGGCCCGTCCCGGAGCTCCGGTCAGTGTGGGGCGAATACTTCGTCGGCACTGATGCCAAAGAGGTAAACCCCCAAGCGGTTTCCGCAGGGCCCACGTCCCCTGACGTAGTGGACCACACCGCGATCGTGTACGTGATCGACCCGCGTGGGATGCTCCGCGTCTTCCTTCCTGCGAACTTCGACCCCAAGGACCTTGCCGCCGACCTTCGGATTCTCAGCGCGGGCGCAAAGTAGCGGCACCGGTCAAGACCATCGCGGGTCGCCGGGCGCGGGCTCGCCCCTCCCGCCACAGCGCACCGCTCGCTCCGATCAGGAGTGACCCGCCCGGTTACGGGCCGTTCGCGGAGACTTCGTCGGGGGCGGCCGCGGAAAGGCCCAACTCCTGAGGGATGGCGCCGACGTCGTGTCCCAGGATGATCAGGTGATCCGCGTAGCGATGGTAGTCCTCGTGGCATGTAAAGAGAAAGATCTGCCGCTCGCGGGAGAGGTCCCCGAGGAGGCGCATCGCCGCGGCCTTTCGCCCTTCGTCGTAGGCGAGGAAGGGATCATCAAGAAAGAGGGGCGGGCGGCGGCCCTCGCACAGCACATCGATCAAGGCGAGCCGTAGAGCGAGATAACACTGATCCGCGGCCCCGCTGCCGATCTCCCGGGACGCCGCGTCGACCTCCGCCCACCCCTTGGGAGGACCCACCCACACGCGCGGCGCAAGGGTGTGTTCGTCCACCTCCACGCGGTCGTAGGCACCGTCCGAGACCACGCGCAGGTACCGACTCGCCCGTTCCTCGAGCAACGCCTTCCCCGGAACCACGGTGAGCCGGTGGGCCTCCCCCAGCACGCGGCGGGTCAGTCGGAGAATTTCGATGAATCGTTGGAACCGCACGATCCGCTCGCGGACCTCCGCGAGCTCCTCCTCCACCCGGGCCAGCTCTTCGTTCGGTGACCGTCCGCTCAACCGGCCGTCCAGCCGTTGCAGAGCCCCCCGCCCCTCCTCGAGCCGGCGTGCTCGGGCTGCCGCGTCGTTTTGGAGTCGTTGAAACCCTACGGGATCCAGCCGCCGCAGCGCCAAGTTGGGATCCTCTCGTTCCGCGCGGACCATCGCGAGGTCGAGCAGGCCCCGCCGGTGCTCGTCGACGATCTCCTGCAGCCGCCGGCCCCCCAGGAGCTCGTCGACGAGTTTGCCTGACGAGGCCTGCCGGTGGCGGGCGCGCCGACACCGATCGGCGAGGTCCGTCGCGGCCTGAACCGATGGCACGCCGAGCGATTCCAGTTGATGGCGGAGCGCGGCGGCGGCCTCCTCGGCGGCCCGGCGCCGCTCCTCGAGGTCGCGAACCCGGCCCTGACGGGCCGCCCGGGTCACCGCTTCCAGCGCTGCCGCCCTGCCCCGCACCCGCGCCGCGACCGCAGCACTCCCCAGCAGCCCTGCGACAACCAACAGGGTTATACTCCAGCCGATCCTATCGACGGCGAGGAGCGCCACCCCCACCGCTCCAGCCACCACGGCCGCGAGACCGAACCCGGCCGGGCCCACCCCCAAGAGCGCGTGGTCGACAAACGATCGTGCCGCCGGCCCGGACCTCTCGATCGGGAGATCCGCGTCCCCCCCGTCCCCGAGAGCGGCCCGGAGAATGCGAAGCCGGGCGTCTGCCTCTTGCAGCCGCTGCAGGGCCTCGGCGTCCGGCTCAGAGAGGTGCAGAGCCTCGTCCTCGGCGGCCAGGGCGGCCTCGCGACCCGCTTTCTCCAGGCGGTCGAGCAGCGATTGCAGTTCCGTAGCCCGCTCGGTCAGCTGCGTCGACCGGGCGTCGAGCTCCAGGAGCCGCCGATTGCCCCTCATCAGCTCCCCGTCGTCCCGAACCTGCTGCTCCAATTCCCCGACCTGGGCGAGCAGGCGGTCCCGATCGGTGGCCGCCCGCTCGATCGCCTCGACTTCCGAGGCCAGCCGGCTCTGCTCGGCGGTGAGCGCCGCGATGCGGTCCTGATTCCGCTTGAGCGGGCCCGGCGTCTTCGAGGGGTGCGAGAGCCCGACTTCGAGCCCCCGGATCTTGTCGTCGATCGTTCGGAGCACGCGAGTCGCATCGGTGTCGGCCCCGGTCACAATTCTCGCCAGGCGGGTCCCGATCTCGCGACCTTCGTGCTGGATTCCCGCGAGGTCCCACTGGCGAATGTGCGCGGTGGCACGAAACAGGGTGAGGCTGGTCAGGCCGAGCACCTCGCCGATCTGCCG is a genomic window containing:
- a CDS encoding SCO family protein, producing MAASRQEPEAPATGASRRRRLPWAWVVVGLVVIAAAAAVVARTHVAAVTLQGAVVTPPAPAPDFTLFDQDRRPVRLSDLRGKSVALTFLYTHCPDVCPLIATKMHETYLQLGGAATRIQFIAVTVDPKGDTPGAVRGFLATHQVDGELLYLTGPVPELRSVWGEYFVGTDAKEVNPQAVSAGPTSPDVVDHTAIVYVIDPRGMLRVFLPANFDPKDLAADLRILSAGAK
- a CDS encoding AAA family ATPase, whose translation is MIIRRLRIRGFRKLVDQALECGPGLNVIYGRNDAGKSTLHLAVSAALFPVRPAEARSYATWGEAEAGEVSMEFEAGDRSYRLHRDLGAKKVSLAAGGETWDNPKDVERQIGEVLGLTSLTLFRATAHIRQWDLAGIQHEGREIGTRLARIVTGADTDATRVLRTIDDKIRGLEVGLSHPSKTPGPLKRNQDRIAALTAEQSRLASEVEAIERAATDRDRLLAQVGELEQQVRDDGELMRGNRRLLELDARSTQLTERATELQSLLDRLEKAGREAALAAEDEALHLSEPDAEALQRLQEADARLRILRAALGDGGDADLPIERSGPAARSFVDHALLGVGPAGFGLAAVVAGAVGVALLAVDRIGWSITLLVVAGLLGSAAVAARVRGRAAALEAVTRAARQGRVRDLEERRRAAEEAAAALRHQLESLGVPSVQAATDLADRCRRARHRQASSGKLVDELLGGRRLQEIVDEHRRGLLDLAMVRAEREDPNLALRRLDPVGFQRLQNDAAARARRLEEGRGALQRLDGRLSGRSPNEELARVEEELAEVRERIVRFQRFIEILRLTRRVLGEAHRLTVVPGKALLEERASRYLRVVSDGAYDRVEVDEHTLAPRVWVGPPKGWAEVDAASREIGSGAADQCYLALRLALIDVLCEGRRPPLFLDDPFLAYDEGRKAAAMRLLGDLSRERQIFLFTCHEDYHRYADHLIILGHDVGAIPQELGLSAAAPDEVSANGP